The DNA segment TTTTGTGATTTTGGTACTATCTCTGACACTTTCGTGGTCAAGGATACCAATTTCAGCCGGGTTATAACCATAACTCAGCTGTCCGGACCGGGATCGATATCAACGCAATCCGGACCTTCCCCGGTTGAGGTTATCTATGAATATACGCCGGCCGGTTCCGGCGATTTCGACATCGCCCTGATGGCCAAAGACAGCGAGGGCGATTCGGTTATAGTCACCAAATCATATACTGTCGATATCAACGGTTCGCCGCAGATCACCTCCAGCGATACCACCGTATTATTATGTTCGACTCAGGGTTATGTAACCATCCTGGTCGAAGCTTCGGATCCCGATGGCGATCCGCTTACATTCAGACGGGTATCATGTGAGGGAACACTCGACAGCCTGACCGGTTCATTGAAATTCTGGTCCAAGGAACCGGGGATATATTGCCATACGATTATGGTCAGCGACGGATATTGCACCGATACGGCCGAAATATGTGTCACTGTGGGTGTCAACACTTCGCCGTCGTTCGACAATCCCGATCAAAAGTTTTATATTTGCCAGCCGGATTCGATTTGTTTTGAAATATTTGCGGCTGATCCCGATGCCGGCGATATAATCGAAATAATCCAGTGGAGTGGTCCCGGGGTTTTCAGCATGACCGGCGCTTTATCCGGGATAACCTGTTTTCTTCCGGACGATGTTGATTCGGCCGATTATACATTCATTTACGAAGCGACCGATAAATGCCTTCGCGGCGAATATACCAAGGATGATGCCTGTCCTCCCAATCCGAGAGATACGGTCATTATCACTGTGGTCAAAGGGGAAACATTCAGCCTGAATTGTCCCGGTGACACTTCGGTCTTCATCTGCGGTCCGGATACCATTTGTTTCGATCCGGGTGAAATTCCTCCTGATGCCGAAATAAGTGTATCTCCGCCATCGGCCTGGTATGATGCCGAGGCCGGAAAGATTTGTTTCTTCACCAATTGCACTGTGAAAAAAGATCTCAAGGTTGTGGTTGATACGGAATGCGGCCGGGACAGCTGTATGTTCCAGGTTGATGTGACGATGAACTCGGCCCCGCTGGTCATTCTGGCGCCGGATACGACTGTCAAATTATGCGATCTTGATGAAATTTGTCTTCCGGTCGGTATCAGCGATATCGACGATAACTTGTCCGAGATCATCATTACCCCGCAAGGAAGTTATAATGAGACGACCGGGAAAATCTGTTTTACGCCTGAAACGGCCGGTTTTAACACGATTTATGTTCAGGCCATTGATGACTGCGGTGTATCGGATATAGATTCTATCGAGGTCTTTGTTGAGTTGAATTCCGCGCCGGTGGTGGAATTAACTCCCGAGGCTTCATTCTTCCTCTGTGATCTTGAAGAAATATGTCTGCCGGTTTCGATCTCCGATCCCGATGACAACCTGTCATCGGTTACCGTCAGTTCGCCAGGGTATTATAATTCCGAAAGTGGCATGATCTGTTTTACTCCCGATGATACGGGCGGTGTTTATAAAATCGAAATTACGGCCATCGATTCGTGCGGTCACAAAAATACCGCTCTTTCAATGGTCACCGTAAATTATAATCGGCCGCCTCTTATATCGATGTCCGACAGCACTGTCTTTCTCTGCGCCTCGGCTCAGACATGCATTCCGGTTGCAGTCAATGATCCGGATGATAATCTTGAGACGGTCAATCTGATTGGTACCGGGACATATTCCGGGGGATTTATCTGTTTTACACCCGAACAGGCGGGAGAATATGATTTTGTCCTGGAGGCGGTTGATGAGTGCGGTGCTGTCTTCCGTGATTCGATAACGGTTACGGTGGAAATTAATTCTCCTCCCGTGGTTACTGGACCGGAAAATCTCGATGTCTTTCAGTGCGTTTTTGAAGAAATTTGTTTCGATATAGATGCCAATGATTTTGATGGCAATCTTCAGACTATATCGGCCAATCCGGGATATTACGATTCTGAAAATGGCCGGGTATGTTTTACGCCGCCCGGCGCTGGTGATTATCAGATTATCATAACCGCTTCCGATTCATGTTACGCCTCCGATGAGGATACGGTAGTTATCAGCGTAGCCACCGGGGAAAGCGCCAATATCATTTGCCCTGAGAATCCGATTGACATGAGTGTCTGCAGCCAGACAACAATCTGCTATCCTCTGGAAATATCGCCTGCTAATACAAATGTTACGGCTTCATATGGTGAATATACTGATGGTCAATTATGCTTTCTGGCCGACACGACGGGAACTTATGTGATCGATGTCATTGCTGATGCTCTTTGCGGTTCAGACACCTGCCAGCTGACATTTAATATTGAAATTGGCCAGACTCCGGTTATAATCTGCCCGGATGATACGACGATCGAATTATGCGGCCCCGATCAGGTTTGTCTTCCGCTGGAAATCACGCTCGATGAAGTTAGCATCAATATCTGGCCAATAGGTTCTTACTCCGATGGCGAAATTTGCTTTCGGGCTGATTCCTCAGGTCACTATGTAATCAATGTTTCTGCCGAGGCCGAATGCGGTGTTGACACCTGTTCATTCGCTGTCGATATCACTTTTAACGCCTCTCCTGAAATAACATCCGGGAACGGTGACTATTTTGAATGCCTGCCCGGTCAGATAATAAGCTATTATATCCTGGCGGTTGATCCCGAGGATGACCCGATAACATTCTCTCTGATCAGCAGTGATGGGACAATTGATCCGGAAACGGGTATTCTTACGTTTGATGCCGATACTGCCGGAACTTACTGCTTCGATATTACCGCGGCCGATATGTGCGGTAGCGATACTGCGACCGTTTGTATCAATATCCAGCTTAACACCCCGCCGGTGGTCACCTCCGGACCGGATACGAGTCTGACTACCTGTACCTGGGAAGATGAAATATGTATCCCGGTGGCGGTTACCGACGGAGATAATAATATCGTCTCGATAACCAGCAACATCGGCACATATTCCAACGGTTTCGTTTGTTTCACGCCTGAATCGGCCGGTGTCTATTATATTATTACCACCGCCTACGACGCCTGCGAGGCATATGATAAAGACACGACCATTGTGACGATAGAGACAGGTCAGCCGATTACGCTGGAATGTCCCGGAAATATCTCCGAATTTATCTGCGCCGCCGATACTCTCTGTTATGAGATTGGCGGAATACCTGAGGATGCCGACGTGACTGTTTATCCGGCATCAGCCTGGTATGATCATGGCAGCCGCACGATCTGTTTTTATACCAACTGTTCGGTCACAAAAAATCTTAAAATAGTCGCCGAGAACGAGTGCGGCAAAGATAGTTGCCAGTTTACCGTGAATGTAACTTTGAATTCAAGACCGCTGGTAATTATGAATCCGGATATGAATGTTTCGCTGTGCGGCCCCGAACAAGTTTGTATCCCGGTCGGTATCAGCGATGTCGATAATAATATCGTCCGAATCGTTGTAACCCCGGGAACGATCTATAATGCCATAACCGGGCGTATCTGTTTTACACCCACGACCCCGGGCCGATATGCCATTGTTGCCATGGCGATTGATCGATGCGGCAAAACCGACTATGATTCGACCGTTGTTTATGTTGAAATGAACAGCGCACCGGACGTAGTATCTGCCCCGGATTTCGATGAATTCCTTTGCGGCCTGACTGAAATCTGCTTCCCGGTCGATATCAGTGATGCCGATGATAATATTGAGTCGGTAACGGTCTCGCTAGATGGAAATTATGATTCCGCCACCGGTCGGGTTTGTTTCATGCCGACTCAAGCCGGAAATTATAATATTATTACTACCGCAGTCGACGAGTGCGGGCTCACCAAGGCCGATACCACCCAGGTTAACGTATATCTCAACAGCAATCCCGAAGTGGTGCTGGGCGATGACACCACCGTTGTAATATGTGAGTGGGATCCGATCTGCATACCGGTTACCATTACCGATATCGATAATAATCTTAAATCGATAACAGCTTACGGCGGGCAGCTGACTAATGGTTATGTCTGTCTTGAAGATTATGAAGCCGGTTCACATACGATTATTGTCGAAGCCATCGATTCATGTAATGCCATAGACGCCGATACGGTTGTTATAAATGTTATCGAGAACAGAAGTCCATCAGTCACTTCGGCAGCTGATTTCGATGTTTTCCAGTGTGTTTTTAATGAAATCTGTTTTGGTGTCGTGGTAGTTGATCCCGATGTCAACATCGAATCTATTTCCACCAATATCGGTTATTATGACAGTGAAACCGGCCGGGTTTGTTTCACTCCGACCACGGCTGGAGTCTATACTATTATTACCACCGCTACCGATGAATGTTATCTCTCGGCCAGCGACACGACCATAGTAACCGTGTCCACCGGTGAAGCGGCTGTAATTGATTGCCCGGCCGAACCGATTTATAATTTCCTGTGCGGCCCGGAAACCGTTTGCTATGAACTCGGGATCAGTCCGCTTAATGCAACCGTAACACCTTCATACGGTACTTTTGCCGATGGGCAGTTGTGTTTTGAAGCTGACACTTCCGGAGTTTACTTGATTGAAATTACGGCCGAGGCTGAATGCGGCAGTGATGTCTGTCAGTTAACATTCGATGTTGAAATCGGACAACCTGCCCAGATTACCTGCCCCGAGGACACCTCCGTATTCCTTTGTGGACCTGAAGCAGTCTGTTTGCCGATAGATATCATTCCCCAGGATGCCGAGGTCTCAATCAGTCCCGTGGGCAGTTTTGAAAACGGGGAGATCTGTTTCATGGCTGAT comes from the Candidatus Zixiibacteriota bacterium genome and includes:
- a CDS encoding T9SS type A sorting domain-containing protein produces the protein MIRLQLFVKVAVSIIILSIALAYGSFAETGSHRLPYYDIAAEAYPGSGYKADSKNSDITDDGTMTLIGVMGDGEGATDNATPPSSNPYFYNFLDFESFYFCDFGTISDTFVVKDTNFSRVITITQLSGPGSISTQSGPSPVEVIYEYTPAGSGDFDIALMAKDSEGDSVIVTKSYTVDINGSPQITSSDTTVLLCSTQGYVTILVEASDPDGDPLTFRRVSCEGTLDSLTGSLKFWSKEPGIYCHTIMVSDGYCTDTAEICVTVGVNTSPSFDNPDQKFYICQPDSICFEIFAADPDAGDIIEIIQWSGPGVFSMTGALSGITCFLPDDVDSADYTFIYEATDKCLRGEYTKDDACPPNPRDTVIITVVKGETFSLNCPGDTSVFICGPDTICFDPGEIPPDAEISVSPPSAWYDAEAGKICFFTNCTVKKDLKVVVDTECGRDSCMFQVDVTMNSAPLVILAPDTTVKLCDLDEICLPVGISDIDDNLSEIIITPQGSYNETTGKICFTPETAGFNTIYVQAIDDCGVSDIDSIEVFVELNSAPVVELTPEASFFLCDLEEICLPVSISDPDDNLSSVTVSSPGYYNSESGMICFTPDDTGGVYKIEITAIDSCGHKNTALSMVTVNYNRPPLISMSDSTVFLCASAQTCIPVAVNDPDDNLETVNLIGTGTYSGGFICFTPEQAGEYDFVLEAVDECGAVFRDSITVTVEINSPPVVTGPENLDVFQCVFEEICFDIDANDFDGNLQTISANPGYYDSENGRVCFTPPGAGDYQIIITASDSCYASDEDTVVISVATGESANIICPENPIDMSVCSQTTICYPLEISPANTNVTASYGEYTDGQLCFLADTTGTYVIDVIADALCGSDTCQLTFNIEIGQTPVIICPDDTTIELCGPDQVCLPLEITLDEVSINIWPIGSYSDGEICFRADSSGHYVINVSAEAECGVDTCSFAVDITFNASPEITSGNGDYFECLPGQIISYYILAVDPEDDPITFSLISSDGTIDPETGILTFDADTAGTYCFDITAADMCGSDTATVCINIQLNTPPVVTSGPDTSLTTCTWEDEICIPVAVTDGDNNIVSITSNIGTYSNGFVCFTPESAGVYYIITTAYDACEAYDKDTTIVTIETGQPITLECPGNISEFICAADTLCYEIGGIPEDADVTVYPASAWYDHGSRTICFYTNCSVTKNLKIVAENECGKDSCQFTVNVTLNSRPLVIMNPDMNVSLCGPEQVCIPVGISDVDNNIVRIVVTPGTIYNAITGRICFTPTTPGRYAIVAMAIDRCGKTDYDSTVVYVEMNSAPDVVSAPDFDEFLCGLTEICFPVDISDADDNIESVTVSLDGNYDSATGRVCFMPTQAGNYNIITTAVDECGLTKADTTQVNVYLNSNPEVVLGDDTTVVICEWDPICIPVTITDIDNNLKSITAYGGQLTNGYVCLEDYEAGSHTIIVEAIDSCNAIDADTVVINVIENRSPSVTSAADFDVFQCVFNEICFGVVVVDPDVNIESISTNIGYYDSETGRVCFTPTTAGVYTIITTATDECYLSASDTTIVTVSTGEAAVIDCPAEPIYNFLCGPETVCYELGISPLNATVTPSYGTFADGQLCFEADTSGVYLIEITAEAECGSDVCQLTFDVEIGQPAQITCPEDTSVFLCGPEAVCLPIDIIPQDAEVSISPVGSFENGEICFMADTEGIYDLTIAAESECGADTCHLSIAVVFNHAPVVSAGPDTGVFQCNYEEVCIPVEIIDRDNALDSIVVSPMGYYDSEAEKVCFTPENVGSHCLIISAYDECQAVGRDTVCVTVTTGAVAVIDCPAEPITKHLCDPGQLCIPISISPSTAEVIATYGIYVDGELCMYVDTSGHYESMIIATEDCGADTCIIEVNVIIDQYAGIICPDLPVAVSLCSPGTVNLLLPITPSSASVSILPYGTYNFTTKTFSFMADTTGHYMFTIIAATPCNIDTCHVEADIVINEIPELTCPGDIDTLVCLAEVDEVCFNVGVVGAEAEVTVLPEGEYSGGMVCVPVSEAGLHEITIIASSNCGADTCELNLTIIQDDPPVLTVPEDVMIPWCDDDEGQICIDGIFAEDSGEGELTITQTCGPGEYFAVCDDSGYVCFTPDNMDTTYEFCFRASDGCSIDEKTFQVTVFPSAACSVCVEVAIETDSCFVVGSRVPVYVTIDTREEIGGFDLLIGYDASALIFMYASQGSAISEWEYFIYNIPSEDCGSGCPSGLVHLVGIADQNDGPYHPPSEQLSPDGILSQLLMRVVNDQNLGGQYLPIGFVWADCGDNSFSNTIGDILYVDSRIYGPFGSVIWDESDDIHFPESARLANTGAPDSCMVGDKTKPVRCVYLHNGGICVKHPEEIDDRGDVNLNGVAYEIADAVVFTNYFIHGLAAFVVNVDGQIAATDINADGYALSVADLVYLIRVIIGDATMIPKVSPHNLNIDLAVGDNHGSLSVEARSACAAGAGFLVFQYEGLVPEPPQLGDLADGMELAYSISDSEIRILIYSFEPSRTIKSGTGELLKLSYSGQGNITLVETSFASFHGEAMTSSNTLKLLPEDFMVSQNYPNPFNPITTIDLSLPVACHWDMTIYNVNGQLVRQFGGDSDPGVISITWDGTGSDGRTVASGIYLYKVTAGQFKTTRKMTMIK